In Citrus sinensis cultivar Valencia sweet orange chromosome 4, DVS_A1.0, whole genome shotgun sequence, one DNA window encodes the following:
- the LOC102622391 gene encoding LOB domain-containing protein 1, which produces MECKHKINVAIPITNMKNTQFSSPSTFSTSPPSQSSPRFPSPNHQQLSSPESSPSFKASPSQSSPNLAAPLSPPPIVLSPCAACKILRRRCVEKCVLAPYFPPTEPYKFTIAHRVFGASNIIKFLQELPESQRADAVSSMVYEASARIRDPVYGCAGAICHLQKQVSELQAQLAKAQAELVTMESQQRNLITLICMEMAQSQEQVLQQQQQQQQQFMDTSCFLDDNGIGSAWEPLWT; this is translated from the exons ATGGAATGCAAACACAAAATTAATGTAGCAATCCCAATCACTAATATGAAGAAcactcaattctcatctcCATCTACTTTCTCTACTTCTCCTCCTTCTCAATCTTCTCCACGCTTCCCTTCTCCTAATCATCAACAATTGTCTTCTCCAGAATCTTCTCCAAGCTTTAAAGCTTCTCCTTCACAATCCTCTCCAAATCTTGCAGCTCCCCTCTCTCCGCCGCCTATAGTTCTTAGCCCTTGTGCTGCTTGCAAAATCCTCCGCCGCAGATGCGTCGAGAAATGTGTTTTAGCTCCATATTTTCCACCAACCGAACCATACAAGTTCACCATTGCTCATAGAGTCTTCGGTGCTAGCAATATCATCAAGTTCTTGCAG GAACTGCCAGAATCTCAACGAGCAGATGCAGTGAGCAGCATGGTCTATGAAGCAAGTGCCAGAATCCGGGATCCTGTTTACGGCTGCGCCGGGGCTATTTGCCATCTCCAGAAACAAGTCAGTGAGCTTCAGGCTCAGTTAGCCAAGGCACAGGCTGAGCTTGTCACCATGGAAAGCCAGCAACGCAATTTAATAACTCTAATTTGCATGGAAATGGCACAATCTCAAGAACAAGTcttgcagcagcagcagcagcagcagcaacagtTCATGGATACTAGCTGTTTTTTGGATGACAATGGTATTGGATCAGCTTGGGAGCCTCTGTGGACATGA